In Mycobacterium sp. Aquia_213, the sequence GTCCGGTGGCGCGCTCGGCAATCCCTTCGAATTGTCTTTGGGCCTTGGGTATTTCAACAATCCGCGGCCCGTCGTCGGCGGCGGTCGCCTTGCCCCGGCGTGGGACGCATCGTCGGGGGCCTACCCTTGACGCATGCAACGGATTATCGGGACGGAGGTCGAGTACGGCATTTCGTCGCCGTCCGACCCGACCGCCAACCCGATTCTTACTTCGACTCAGGCGGTGTTGGCCTACGCGGCCGCCGCCGGCATTCAACGCGCGAAGCGCACCCGCTGGGACTACGAGGTGGAGTCGCCGCTGCGCGACGCCCGCGGTTTCGACCTGAGCCGCTCGGCCGGGCCGCCGCCGGTGGTCGACGCCGACGAGGTCGGCGCGGCAAACATGATCCTGACCAACGGGGCGCGGCTCTACGTCGACCATGCGCACCCCGAATACTCCGCGCCCGAGTGCACCGACCCGCTGGACGCGGTGATCTGGGACAAGGCCGGTGAGCGGGTGATGGAGGCCGCCGCGCGCCACGTCGCCAGCGTGCCCGGGGCCGCCAAGCTGCAGCTCTACAAGAACAACGTCGACGGCAAGGGCGCCTCGTACGGATCGCACGAGAACTACCTGATGGCGCGGCAGACGCCGTTTTCGGCCATCATCGCCGGTCTGACGCCGTTTTTGGTGTCCCGGCAGGTCGTCACCGGCTCCGGTCGCGTCGGTATCGGCCCCTCCGGTGACGAGCCCGGATTCCAGCTCTCCCAGCGCTCCGACTACATCGAGGTCGAGGTCGGGCTGGAGACCACGCTGAAGCGCGGCATCATCAACACCCGCGACGAACCGCACGCCGACGCCGACCGGTATCGCCGGCTGCACGTGATCATCGGCGACGCGAACCTCGCCGAGACGTCGACCTACCTGAAGCTGGGCACCACGGCGCTGGTTTTGGACCTGATCGAAGACGGCCCCCAACACGGGATCGACCTGAGCGACCTGGCGCTGGCCCGGCCGGTGCACGCCGTGCATGCGATCAGCCGCGATCCGTCGCTGCGCGTCGCGGTGGCCATGGCGGATGGCCGGGAGCTGACCGCCCTTGCGCTGCAACGGCTTTACCTCGACCGGGTGGCCAAGCTGGTCGACGGTCGCGACCCGGACCCGCGGGCGCTCGACGTCGTGGAAACCTGGGCGCACGTGCTCGACCTGCTCGAGCGCGACCCCATGGAATGCGCTGAGCTGCTGGACTGGCCGGCCAAGCTGCGGCTGCTCGAGGGTTTCCGGCAGCGGGAGAACCTGAGCTGGTCGGCGCCCCGGCTGCACCTCGTCGACCTGCAATATTCCGATGTCCGGCTGGACAAGGGCCTGTACAACCGGCTGGTCGCGCGCGGCTCGATGAAACGTCTGGTCAGCGAACACCAGGTGATCGAGGCGGTGGACAACCCGCCGACCGACACGCGCGCCTATTTCCGCGGCGAATGCCTGCGTAGGTTCGGGGCCGATATCG encodes:
- the dop gene encoding pup deamidase/depupylase; protein product: MQRIIGTEVEYGISSPSDPTANPILTSTQAVLAYAAAAGIQRAKRTRWDYEVESPLRDARGFDLSRSAGPPPVVDADEVGAANMILTNGARLYVDHAHPEYSAPECTDPLDAVIWDKAGERVMEAAARHVASVPGAAKLQLYKNNVDGKGASYGSHENYLMARQTPFSAIIAGLTPFLVSRQVVTGSGRVGIGPSGDEPGFQLSQRSDYIEVEVGLETTLKRGIINTRDEPHADADRYRRLHVIIGDANLAETSTYLKLGTTALVLDLIEDGPQHGIDLSDLALARPVHAVHAISRDPSLRVAVAMADGRELTALALQRLYLDRVAKLVDGRDPDPRALDVVETWAHVLDLLERDPMECAELLDWPAKLRLLEGFRQRENLSWSAPRLHLVDLQYSDVRLDKGLYNRLVARGSMKRLVSEHQVIEAVDNPPTDTRAYFRGECLRRFGADIAAASWDSVIFDLGGDSLVRIPTLEPLRGSKAHVGALLDSVNSAVELVEQLTS